Below is a genomic region from Azoarcus sp. KH32C.
GCGACGGGAATCGGCGGTGATGCCGTCGGGGGTGACGCCTGCTTCGCGCAGGCGCTCCAGGATATTCAGGGCCTGGGCAGCGCTCACATGCTCTCCTTCACTGCGGGGGGCTCGCCGGCCTTCTGGGCGAGTTGCAGCGGCACCAGCGGCGCGTCAGGCGGCACGCCGAGCGTGCGCAATGCGCCTTCAGCGATCTGGGCAAAGACGGGAGCGGCAACGGTACCGCCGTAATACTGGCCGGCGGAGGGTTCATCAATCATCACGGCCACAATTATCCGCGGATCCGACGCCGGCACCATGCCGACAAACGATGAAACATATTTGTTCGCATAATGACCACCCTCGAGTTTGTGGGCAGTCCCGGTCTTGCCGGCGACGCGGTAACCCGAAATCTGCGCGCGGGGCGCTGTCCCGCCGGGACTGACGACCATCTCGAGCATGGCGCGCATCTCGCGGACGGTCTCGGACGAGAAGATCCGCTTGCCGCCGGTCGGGGGGCCATCGAGCTTGCGCAACGACAGCGGCACCATTTCGCCATCGCGGGCGAAAACCAGGTACGCGTGGGCGAGCTGGATGAGACTCACGGAGATACCGTGACCGAAAGACATCGTCGCCTGCTCGACCGGCTTCCATGTATGTGCCGGACGCAGCCGACCGCCGGCCTCCCCGGGGAAGCCGAGACTCAGCGGCTTGCCGAAACCGAGCGCGTCAAAGTTCCGCCACATTTCCTCGGGCTGGAAGTTCATCGCGATCTTGACGGTGCCGACGTTCGACGACTTCTGGATGACCTGCGCCACGGACAGCATGCCGTTATGGTGCGAGTCAGAAATCGTCGCCTTGCCGATCGTGATCCGCCCCGCACCGGTGTCGACCATGCTACTGGGTCGCACTTTTCCACGCTCGAGTGCGAGCGCAACCGTGAAGGGCTTCATCGTCGAGCCGGGCTCGAAGGTATCGGTGAAGACGCGGTTGCGCAGCTGCGCGCCGGTCAGATCGGTACGGTTGTTCGGGTTGTAGGTCGGGGCGTTAACCAGCGCCAGAATTTCGCCGGTGCGGGCGTCGAGCACAACCGACGCACCGGCCTTCGCCTTGTGCGTGGTCATTGCCTGACGCAGGGCGGAGTAGGCGATGTACTGGATTTTCGAATCGACCGACAGCGCGAGATCCTCGCCGTCACGCGGCGAGCGCACCCATTCGACGTCATCGACCACTTGACCGCGGCGA
It encodes:
- a CDS encoding penicillin-binding protein 2, giving the protein MTKRRPVTFNHNPLLKNGLPGWRVRVVMLGLMCGSLALTGRAVYLQGVNNDFLQAKGESRYARVIEAPATRGRVTDRNGDMLAVSTPVRSIWAIPSDAQLSPADMRRLAGLLEMDVQELDRRLGAGREFVYLKRQLSPELAQQIADLKLPGIHQQQEFRRYYPGGEVMAHVLGFTGVDDKGQEGVELAFENSLAGKPGVRRVIRDRRGQVVDDVEWVRSPRDGEDLALSVDSKIQYIAYSALRQAMTTHKAKAGASVVLDARTGEILALVNAPTYNPNNRTDLTGAQLRNRVFTDTFEPGSTMKPFTVALALERGKVRPSSMVDTGAGRITIGKATISDSHHNGMLSVAQVIQKSSNVGTVKIAMNFQPEEMWRNFDALGFGKPLSLGFPGEAGGRLRPAHTWKPVEQATMSFGHGISVSLIQLAHAYLVFARDGEMVPLSLRKLDGPPTGGKRIFSSETVREMRAMLEMVVSPGGTAPRAQISGYRVAGKTGTAHKLEGGHYANKYVSSFVGMVPASDPRIIVAVMIDEPSAGQYYGGTVAAPVFAQIAEGALRTLGVPPDAPLVPLQLAQKAGEPPAVKESM